Sequence from the Uloborus diversus isolate 005 chromosome 8, Udiv.v.3.1, whole genome shotgun sequence genome:
AAAAGGTTCTTTCAACAACTGCTGTTGTGCCTggcaaactgaaaccaaatttaacaaTCTTTGTCAAACAGTTGACTTCAATCGCCCGAGTGCGagtcaatttatttttcaagttgtcATTCAAAACGCATTTACGTTTACCCATCTCGTAAAATTATGATAATCATACAACGTTTATcacaatgaatgaaaataatttattttccccCTTTCGCGGCCAACACCTGACGCTTAACAGCTCCTCCTCTTCAATCCAAATCATGGTagcgtattaaacattaaagaataatattttacatgGCATTCTTACGattactgacagcaaaaaatctaaaaagcgtttaaaaaatctagattgttgTATGTTATATTGTGtgacggaatttaaacaaaaaagcggcactttttcgacaaagcgggacaataaaacaaaaagctttttttttcttttttgagatatttgaataaATGTGTGATGGATTCAgtaccaattcgcaactccaacgaactatagggggcactgaagtcactgtctaatggcggacttgaaaactaaaacaaacgcacatggtaacgaagaaaatgctaaaagtgttgtgatttttgttcataCGTATgactttttcgctttattctttttaaattaattttcaaagtcttgtggatattctggcccacgtagaaagaaatgagaattcaagaagcattactaaacgtcaaagattaatgcaaactacgtagttcgtagttctaagcagctatttccacgatgttgaattcgatatttatcaagtcttgataaaactaaaaaataattgtggcctgacaagaataacaattaatgctagaaaattcaatatgacattacaaattgttatcgaaagaagatgatacttttttgccttgcttggctagcgcttattgttttctatagttatttctctcgaattcccgaatcggttcatttaaaaattttctgtttcgatttttctcatttctgagttacgatttaattgtatCATGTTATGCaaacatcaacaaaattctcacggatatatggtggtagttttcttttcagttgattgaccattattcggaactccagcgctcgaatacgctaccttgcggtgatttacaaaactgccgatggaactaaaacattgccacgttttagttccatgtgtgtctgttgacgtaaacacaggcagtttgttctgagtatttattaacgcaatcgatgtgtcttagtttgctttcagctacaaaaattaattcgtcccctaagagtattctcgagcttctcaaaataatgttagttttccttatttctttcaaaaaagtattaaatggtggacgcgtaaacaagaaaactctggattaacaaaattggataacgttataccaggtaaaattttttattgtatgaatttgtaagaatatgagttttttttaatcttaaattaatttaactaatcatattttacagcagcatttagttggaatggacagtatgcaaaatattttcttggatttattatcgtagaacaaaatgaaaaatgtttaacctagaaagaatttactttattccttttattctcagctgaaaggtttcgccaaatttgtttagggttataattttggtactgtgcgagcaaagtagccttggcgagatttcgcgtttttagttaaaccatttttaatttttatcatgagtggaataaaatggtagtaagattacagaattcgataagtgaaaagaaataatggtcaatcaactgaaaagaaaactaccaccatatatccgtgagaattttgttgatgatttgcataacatgacacaattaaatcgtaactcagaaattagaaaaatcgaaacagaaaatttttaaatgaaccgattcgggaattcgagagaaataactcagctacaaatggaaaaaaaataagcgctagccaagcaaggcaaagaagtatcatcttctttcgataataatttgtaatgtcatattgaattttctagcattaattgttgttctcctcaggccacaattattatttagttttatcaagaattgataaatatcgaattaaacatcatggaaatagctgcttagaactacgaactacgtagtttgcattaatctttgacgtttagtaatgcttcttgaattctcatttctttctacgtgggccagaatatccacaagactttgaaaattaatttaaaaagaataaagcgaaaaaatcatacgtacgaacaaaaatcacaacacttttagcattttcttcgttaccatgtgcgtttgttttagttttcaattccgccattagacagtgactttagtgccccctacagttcgttggagttgcgaattccttttcacttatcgaattctgtaatcttactaccattttattccactcatgataaaaattaaaaatggttaaactaaaaacgcgaaatctcgccaaggctactttgctcgcactatactaaaactataaccctaaacaaatttggcgaaacctttcagctgagaataaaaggaataaagtaaattctttctcggttatttattttgttctacgataatgtattcaagaaaatatttcgcatactgtccattccaactaaatgcggctgtaaaatatggtaagtttaattaatttaagattaaaaaaaaccccatattcttacaaattcatacaaaacaataaaattttttaccttgtataacgttatccaagtttgttaatgcagtattttcgctttcaccaattattaaggaaataatgaaaactaacattattttgagaagctcgagaatactactaagggacgaattaatttctgtagctcaAAGCAAACTAAGatacatcgattgcgttaataaatactcagaacaaactgcctgtgtttacgtcaacagacacacgtggaacgcaacgtggcaatgttttagtttcatttgcagttttgtaaatcaccgcaaggtatcgTATTCGAATGGGGTAAGCTCGGAAACTCGCAGGAGTGGTCGCACCGGTGCCatgcaagcgttcggaaacgcaaTCAACTGATTTTTGGTGCCAccgatgacaaaaatgcaaaaaaaaattaaaaatttgcagttactgccctttatctgcACCAGGGAGGCTGATCTGCACACGGCAAAGCGCCTGGTTAGTCACTGGTTAACCAATTACTCCATTCGAACATACCCTTTTTTCTTCAGCTGAGTTCTCTAATGCGATTGTAACCGTAGCGTAACAGAccgttttcaaaatatttacattttgcttttttgtcGAAGTGTCCAAAATTGCACATGTCGTTTGTGGATGGGttactaaaatttctttttcttgtagTTATTGATGTggattataatttgaaaaaaaaaaaaaaactgacgcaTTTCATGCTAGCCAATTTTCACCCATACCTCTGGCATCGAcactatatttttttgaaaactagctttaaatttcaaaacattttcattagGACGTACGTAAGAATAGAAATGCCAAAACCTGGGTTTTACGCCGTTAAAGTAGGGAGAAAGCCTGGTGTTTATACTACATGGGCTGAATGTGAAGCTCAAGTTAAAGGATTTCCTAATGCTTcctataaaaaatttttaacaccCGAATTAGCAAAGGAATTTATTACCCTAAATCCCAGTGGAACACGAAAGCAGACTGTCGATTCTGCTCAGGACAGAAACATTCATTCCTTGCTAATTAGAACTAATCGGGGTTCTTATGCAGCTTGTACTTCAGTTATAACTTCTACTTCTGATATAATAGCAGAGAATCCAAAAATAACGTACAGCGTAAACCACTCGAAAGCGAGCTATTATGCTGTACACAAAGGAAGAACACCTGGAGTGTACAGAACTTGGACTGAGTGTGAGGCTCAAATTAAAGATCTGAAAAATGTTTCATATCGTAAATTTGATAATGAGGCAGATGCTGTTGAATATATGAATACGGGAGGCATAGTCAAAGCTAGTAAAAgagaaattagaaatttgaatTATGAAAATCGTgttgttaaaaaaaggaaattcaatGACAGTGAAGAAGACAAGTATGTTCTTGCTGATCCTGATGAGGAAGTGGTTGTGTTTACAGATGGAGCGAGTACAGAGAATGGCAAAAAGCGCTCTCGTGCTGGAATTGGAGTATATTGGGGTCCCAATCATCCACTAAACACTAGTATGCGTATATCAGGGCGACAAACTAACAATCGAGCTGAAATTTGGGCTGCAATCCATGCATTGCGCCAAGCCAAGCAGATTGGTGCAAAGAAGGTAAAACTTTATACCGATAGTCAATTTCTCATTCATGCTATCACTGACTGGATAAAAAAGTGGATGGCTAATGGTTGGACTTTAACTACAGGGGAAAAGGTTGTAAATAAGGATGATTTCATAGCGCTTAACTCTGCTTGCAAAGACCTCAAAGTGGATTGGGTTTATGTCAAGGCACATGCAAGAAATCATGGGAACGAGGAAGCCGATAAATTGGCTGTGGCTGGAGCTAGGAAAATGCTTGACCCCACAACAAGTTGCAATTTTCAAGCATTGGTTCCTGATGATATGGCTGATGATTGGGATGACTGGGATACAGATGATCCTTTCTTAGTCGTAAATGCCTTGAACTCAACCCAAGAGATTTTGCCTCTAGTCCTTCCTGATGATACTGCAGAAAAGAGACCATTTTATGCTGTGCATAGGGGAGAAAAAACAGGTGTTTACTCAACCTGGGTTGAATGTGAGAAACAAATTAAAGACTTTCGGAACCCAtcatttcgaaaattcgataccAAAGAAGAAGCGGAGGAATTCGTCAAGACTGGAAAGATTCCtaaaaaagaacttaaaattCCAGAAATTGCTGACGATGAATATGTCACTGTATTTACTGATGGTGCTGCTTCGTCAAACGGGAAAGAAGGTTGCACTGCAGGTATAGGAGTCTATTGGGGACCTGGGAATGCCCTGAATACCAGCATGAGACTTCCTGGGAGACAGACAAATAATCGTGCAGAAATATATGCTGCAGTTCATGCTCTCAATCAGGCAAAAAGACTAGGAATTAAAAATGTCAGGCTTTATACTGACAGTCAGTTTGTCATCAAAGGCATAACTTCCTGGATCGTTACATGGAAAGCAAAGGATTGGAAAAATGCAAGTGGGAAGACTGTCATCAATAAAGACGATTTTATAGCCTTGGATAAAGCTCGCGAAGGTTTAAATGTAGACTGGCGGTATGTTAAAGGCCATGACAATAACCCTGGAAATGACGAGGCGGATAAACTGGCTGTTGCAGGATGCAGCAAACCTTTATCTGAAACAATGATTTTGAACtcctaatttttcatattttgctcATTActcacacaatttttattctacaATGTCTctcttttgtgtaaaatttgatcAGATTTGACCAAGAATTTCTTATAGTGTGGATAGGGGTAAAATATATTGATATAAAATTTGTTACGAATGTATGCAtagtcatatgaggcagtgagaagcaaagggatgtaagtggatattttcgagtttttagtaaaacacgttcaaagataaggtcctaggtaggctttcattgattttttttctaaatcatactgtataacagaatctaccagggctactagtactatcacttgccccaagacagaggagaggttcacctaccttttGTAATGGTtacctccattttttttaattttggcacttacatccctttgcttctcactgctgcACATGTCATTACAgggtaatgatacattttgaaatgatttttttaagttgatatttattaaatatatttaaagaaaagtatTCCCTCCTCCCCAGTTtgtcaattttccttttcaaaactgatcataaattttaaattgtgaaGAAAAACTGCCTGTATTTGCTCATATCATCGTCACCatcagggacgtgcacagaaaatttggggcccattaaaaatgatttctacGGGCCcccatatatttcacccctcattaaaaattttttgggtCCTCTTTAGGCCTGGGCTAACATGTGTCACTTCTTGAAGCTTGTGAAGACCCCTGgtcaccatgctaaactaacaaaTGTGAAAAGTcacgtttttcaaatttgatgttTGCCGTTTTACTCAAAAAGGGCT
This genomic interval carries:
- the LOC129228471 gene encoding uncharacterized protein LOC129228471, whose protein sequence is MPKPGFYAVKVGRKPGVYTTWAECEAQVKGFPNASYKKFLTPELAKEFITLNPSGTRKQTVDSAQDRNIHSLLIRTNRGSYAACTSVITSTSDIIAENPKITYSVNHSKASYYAVHKGRTPGVYRTWTECEAQIKDLKNVSYRKFDNEADAVEYMNTGGIVKASKREIRNLNYENRVVKKRKFNDSEEDKYVLADPDEEVVVFTDGASTENGKKRSRAGIGVYWGPNHPLNTSMRISGRQTNNRAEIWAAIHALRQAKQIGAKKVKLYTDSQFLIHAITDWIKKWMANGWTLTTGEKVVNKDDFIALNSACKDLKVDWVYVKAHARNHGNEEADKLAVAGARKMLDPTTSCNFQALVPDDMADDWDDWDTDDPFLVVNALNSTQEILPLVLPDDTAEKRPFYAVHRGEKTGVYSTWVECEKQIKDFRNPSFRKFDTKEEAEEFVKTGKIPKKELKIPEIADDEYVTVFTDGAASSNGKEGCTAGIGVYWGPGNALNTSMRLPGRQTNNRAEIYAAVHALNQAKRLGIKNVRLYTDSQFVIKGITSWIVTWKAKDWKNASGKTVINKDDFIALDKAREGLNVDWRYVKGHDNNPGNDEADKLAVAGCSKPLSETMILNS